Proteins encoded by one window of Arachis ipaensis cultivar K30076 chromosome B04, Araip1.1, whole genome shotgun sequence:
- the LOC107635974 gene encoding uncharacterized protein LOC107635974 has protein sequence MAKQKAIAQIYGDWEESYNKVPKLLQALQSYFLGTICELWVVPYYDGHLLVHDLAQGGNSNILPISFAIVEFESTESWLFFITNLRRHVTPQEGLLVISDRSQAIKAALNADDSGWHPPRAFHAYCIRHMAANFITHFKSTEGKQYLINATYSPRKGGYEWYMDALRGLSPGMVNWAGHFNPEIWLQHYDSGWRFGHMTTNLSKCINAVFKGIRYLPISSIVRITYERLQKLFVTKGREAQSQLAAGNRFSQRLMAAIEKNREGIPNMRVTHCDRQASALHYPCRHALARCAVASIEWAPYVHPVYRQEDVFKVYEMEFSPTPDESLGSEWDGTLLRPNPLMCKKATKRPVSSKFWNDMDEVERQEKQCGLCMQVDHTRKGCPNKSTNDA, from the exons ATGGCAAAACAAAAGGCAATTGCTCAGATCTACGGggattgggaggagtcatacaaTAAGGTGCCGAAACTGCTTCAGGCGCTGCAGAGTTATTTTTTGGGAACTATTTGTGAGCTATGGGTCGTACCGTACTACGACGGGCACCTTCTGGTCCACGACT TGGCACAAGGTGGCAACAGCAATATCCTGCCTATTTCTTTTGCCATTGTGGAGTTCGAGAGTACGGAGTCATGGTTGTTCTTCATTACTAACCTGAGACGCCATGTTACCCCACAAGAAGGCCTGTTGGTTATCTCCGATAGATCGCAGGCCATCAAGGCTGCACTCAATGCCGATGATAGTGGTTGGCATCCTCCTAGGGCATTCCACGCTTACTGTATTAGACACATGGCTGCGAACTTCATAACTCATTTTAAGTCAACCGAGGGCAAGCAATACCTTATAAATGCCACTTATAGTCCAAGAAAGGGAGGGTACGAGTGGTACATGGATGCCTTGAGAGGGTTGTCGCCTGGGATGGTGAACTGGGCTGGCCATTTCAACCCAGAGATATGGCTACAACACTACGACAGTGGTTGGCGTTTTGGTCATATGACAACAAATCTGTCGAAGTGCATTAATGCAGTTTTCAAGGGTATACGGTACTTGCCGATTTCTTCCATCGTGCGTATCACGTACGAACGGTTGCAGAAATTGTTCGTCACAAAGGGCAGGGAGGCGCAGTCACAGCTGGCTGCTGGAAACCGGTTTTCCCAGAGGCTGATGGCAGCCATTGAGAAGAACAGAGAAGGAATCCCGAACATGCGTGTTACTCATTGTGATCGACAGGCTTCT GCTCTCCACTACCCATGCCGCCATGCGCTTGCCAGGTGTGCCGTCGCTAGCATCGAGTGGGCTCCGTATGTTCATCCAGTTTATAGGCAAGAAGATGTGTTCAAGGTGTACGAGATGGAGTTTTCACCGACACCGGATGAGTCCTTGGGGTCGGAGTGGGATGGGACACTGCTCCGTCCTAACCCACTCATGTGCAAGAAGGCTACTAAGAGACCCGTGTCCAGTAAATTCTGGAATGACATGGATGAGGTCGAGCGACAGGAGAAGCAGTGTGGCCTCTGTATGCAAGTTGATCATACTAGAAAGGGTTGTCCTAATAAATCCACGAACGATGCTTAG
- the LOC107638763 gene encoding uncharacterized WD repeat-containing protein C2A9.03 isoform X4: MEYVADDNEMAEVEDDVYFRGRAFGESDSDDDDEYDPLENRITDTTAAEARKGKDIQGIPWDRLSISREKYRQTRLEQYKNYENIPQSGELSEKECRPTDKGGRFYDFWQNTRSVKSTILHFQLRNLVWSTSKHDVYLVSHYSIVHWSSLHSKRSEILNVQGHVAPCEKHPGSLLEGFTQTQISTLAVRDNLLIAGGFQGELICKYLDRPGVSFCSRTTYEDNAITNAVEIYEHPSGAVHFMASNNDCGVRDFDMEKFQLSKHFCFPWPVNHTSLSPDSKLLAIVGDNPEGLLVDSQTGKTITQLCGHLDYSFASAWHPDGRIFATGNQDKTCRVWDVRNLSKSVAVLKGNLGAIRSIRFTSDGQFMAMAEPADFVHVFDAKRGFEKEQEIDFFGEISGVSFSPDTESLFIGVWDRTYGSLLQYNRHRNYSYLDCL, translated from the exons ATGGAGTACGTTGCAGATGATAATGAAATGGCAGAGGTAGAAGATGATGTGTATTTCCGAGGCAGAGCATTTGGTGAATCAGattcggatgatgatgatgaatacgATCCTTTG GAAAATCGTATAACAGATACCACTGCCGCAGAAGCTAGGAAGGGAAAGGATATCCAAGGTATACCATGGGATAGACTGAGTATTAGTCGTGAAAAGTATAGACAAACTAGACTAGAGCAGTACAAGAATTATGAAAATATACCACAATCAGGGGAACTTTCGGAGAAG GAATGCAGGCCAACGGATAAAGGAGGAAGATTTTATGATTTCTGGCAGAACACTAGATCTGTGAAGTCAACGATACTTCATTTCCAA CTACGAAACTTGGTTTGGTCAACATCGAAGCATGATGTATATCTTGTTTCACATTACTCAATTGTTCACTGGTCTTCGTTACACTCCAAGAGATCCGAAATCCTGAATGTACAAGGGCATGTGGCTCCGTGTGAG AAACATCCTGGAAGCCTCTTGGAAGGGTTTACTCAAACACAAATTAGTACACTGGCAGTGCGAGACAACTTGTTGATTGCTGGAGGCTTTCAAGGAGAACTTATTTGCAAG TACTTAGATCGACCTGGGGTTAGCTTTTGTTCCAGAACTACTTATGAGGACAATGCGATCACAAATGCTGTCGAGATTTATGAGCATCCCAG TGGAGCAGTTCATTTCATGGCTTCAAATAATGACTGTGGAGTCAGAGACTTTGATATGGAGAAATTTCAGCTTTCCAAGCATTTCTGCTTCCCCTGGCCTGTAAAT CATACTTCATTGAGCCCTGATAGTAAACTTCTTGCAATTGTTGGAGACAATCCAGAAGGGCTGCTGGTGGATTCTCAAACTGGAAAG ACAATCACGCAGTTATGTGGACACTTGGATTACTCATTTGCATCTGCATGGCATCCTGATGGCCGTATTTTTGCTACCGGGAACCAAGACAAAACTTGCCGTGTCTGGGATGTTCGAAATTTGTCGAAGTCTGTTGCTGTTCTGAAGGGCAACCTTGGAGCTATACGTTCAATACGTTTCACATCTGATGGGCAGTTCATGGCAATGGCTGAGCCAGCTGACTTTGTGCATGTCTTTGACGCAAAGCGTGGATTTGAGAAGGAACAGGAAATTGATTTTTTTGGGGAGATCTCTGGTGTATCTTTCAGTCCGGATACAGAATCACTCTTTATTGGTGTCTGGGACCGCACCTACGGAAGCCTTCTTCAGTACAACCGACACAGAAACTACTCGTATCTTGACTGCTTGTAA
- the LOC107638765 gene encoding uncharacterized protein LOC107638765: MGCISSKILARSISVHEERKQGSRRMANGIPLLEDLIISANGNDQYLALVCAANTVSNKLHSRSLHSNMFPELATEPVASETIDKLDISPRLSQEGGKQIERDKSWHSFPEQIVSSIDQGNLSDFQGKHNLDSKDVTGSRSFHTLEEYDNLVNEISFSDSPKVQQNEFSDEEADSRTIEELKVSALANTIHNIEDNDSAGKKMLPPCSHNDNSSEDSKLVKDISVKSITLESSTPSPNSHSTNQRIENEVVNPNEKTNIPGIAAQGVNTTEKVNKRKAIAKRLESLRIPSNVELPAIASLREWIPGSGIYSSASYVTPKFGSFSYQMDTRNESESSEDSVFSPELVSAFEMSMQILEAEEETILKQIIENVEEESECSPKEELHQRHKAKSIVSGRSKLVFMTISRQTQNMK; the protein is encoded by the exons ATGGGGTGCATTTCCTCAAAAATCCTAGCCAGATCAATCAGTGTCCATGAGGAGAGAAAACAAGGTTCAAGGCGAATGGCTAATGGTATTCCATTGCTCGAGGACTTAATCATCTCGGCCAATGGCAATGATCAGTACCTCGCTCTTGTCTGCGCAGCCAATACAGTATCCAACAAATTGCATTCCAGAAGTTTGCATTCAAACATGTTCCCTGAACTGGCTACTGAGCCTGTCGCCTCTGAAACTATCGACAAATTGGATATATCACCAAGGTTAAGCCAAGAAGGAGGGAAACAAATCGAGAGAGACAAAAGTTGGCACTCGTTTCCTGAGCAGATTGTTTCATCTATTGATCAGGGGAATTTATCAGATTTTCAAGGCAAACATAACTTGGATTCCAAGGATGTCACAGGTAGCAGGAGTTTTCACACATTAGAAGAATATGATAATCTTGTAAATGAAATAAGCTTCTCTGATTCCCCCAAAGTTCAGCAAAATGAGTTTAGCGATGAAGAAGCCGATTCAAGAACCATCGAGGAACTTAAGGTATCTGCATTAGCTAATACAATTCACAATATCGAGGACAATGATTCTGCGGGCAAGAAAATGCTACCACCTTGCTCGCACAACGACAATTCATCAGAAGATAGTAAACTAGTAAAGGATATCAGTGTCAAAAGTATTACACTAGAAAGCTCAACTCCAAGTCCTAATAGCCACTCCacaaatcaaagaattgaaaATGAAGTTGTAAATCCAAATGAGAAAACAAATATACCTGGGATTGCTGCTCAAGGGGTAAACACCACTGAGAAAGTGAATAAGAGAAAGGCTATAGCAAAGAGGCTAGAATCCCTTAGAATCCCATCTAATGTTGAATTGCCAGCCATTGCTAGCCTTAGAGAATGGATTCCTGGTAGTGGAATATACTCTTCTGCATCCTACGTTACCCCGAAATTTGGCAGCTTTTCTTATCAGATGGACACTAGGAATGAAAGTGAATCCAGTGAGGATTCTGTGTTCAGTCCAGAATTGGTATCTGCCTTCGAAATGAGCATGCAAATACTTGAAGCAGAGGAAGAAACCATTCTGAAACAAATTATAGAGAATGTGGAGGAAGAAAGTGAATGCAGCCCCAAGGAAGAACTCCACCAAAGGCACAAGGCTAAATCCATAGTTTCAG GTAGAAGCAAATTGGTTTTCATGACTATTTCTCGTCAAACTCAGAATATGAAGTGA
- the LOC107638766 gene encoding aspartyl protease family protein At5g10770, producing the protein MSFFWFLFFSAHFAIATSLVQLGDNDLRHKLSGMHLSLYHVTSLDPSLTSNSKSPISYSDIFNKDQDRVRYIQSKLANKVDVKSSDRTLGPKLVSTPLKSGLSIGSGNYYVKIGFGTPPKFSSMIVDTGSSLSWLQCEPCAVSCHPQVDPIFDPSTSKSYKTLPCSSTQCSSLKASTLNDPGCSTSTKTCVYKASYGDSSFSIGYLSQDLLTVAPSYTIPGFVFGCGQDNQGLFGKAAGILGLANDKLSLIGQLSNKNGYGFSYCLPTSFSSPNSSKEGFLSIGTSSFPPSSSFKFTPLIKNPKIHSLYFVDLSVITVAGKPLGVAASSYKVPTIIDSGTVITRLPMSVYTALSNSFVKILSKKYPQVPGFSILDTCFKGSLKDLSSAVPEIQIVFQGGANLPLKAENTLLEIEDGTTCLAIAGSPEDNPIAIIGNFQQQTFTVAYDVANSKVGFAPAGCQ; encoded by the exons ATGAGCTTCTTTTGGTTTCTATTCTTCTCTGCACATTTTGCAATAGCAACTTCTCTTGTGCAACTTGGAG ATAATGATTTGAGGCACAAGCTAAGTGGCATGCACCTAAGTTTGTACCATGTTACAAGCCTTGATCCTTCtctaacatcaaattcaaaatcaccaatttcaTACTCTGACATATTCAACAAAGATCAGGACCGTGTCAGGTACATTCAATCGAAACTAGCCAATAAGGTGGATGTGAAAAGTTCTGACAGAACTTTGGGACCAAAACTTGTTAGCACACCATTGAAATCAGGTTTGTCAATAGGTTCAGGAAACTACTATGTCAAAATTGGATTTGGAACCCCTCCAAAATTCTCCAGCATGATTGTAGATACTGGAAGCTCTCTTTCATGGCTTCAATGCGAGCCTTGTGCTGTTTCTTGCCACCCACAAGTTGACCCCATTTTTGATCCTTCAACATCAAAGTCCTACAAAACCTTGCCATGTTCTTCAACTCAGTGTTCTTCTCTTAAGGCTTCAACACTCAATGATCCAGGTTGTTCAACTTCCACTAAAACTTGTGTTTACAAAGCAAGCTATGGTGATTCATCTTTCTCAATTGGTTACCTGAGTCAAGATTTGTTGACTGTTGCTCCATCATACACAATACCAGGTTTTGTTTTTGGTTGTGGACAAGATAATCAAGGCTTGTTTGGAAAGGCTGCTGGTATATTAGGCCTAGCCAATGATAAACTCTCATTGATTGGTCAATTATCAAACAAAAATGGCTATGGATTCTCCTATTGCCTACCCACATCTTTTTCTTCACCAAATTCCTCAAAGGAAGGTTTTTTATCCATTGGAACCTCATCATTCCCACCATCTTCATCATTCAAGTTCACTCCTTTGATCAAGAATCCAAAGATTCACAGCTTGTATTTCGTCGACTTATCGGTTATAACCGTGGCCGGAAAGCCATTAGGAGTGGCTGCATCAAGTTACAAGGTTCCTACCATCATTGATTCTGGCACAGTCATCACAAGATTGCCTATGTCAGTTTACACAGCACTTTCAAATTCTTTTGTGAAGATCTTGTCCAAGAAGTATCCACAAGTTCCGGGGTTTTCGATATTGGATACTTGTTTCAAGGGGAGTTTGAAGGATCTTTCTTCAGCAGTGCCTGAGATTCAGATTGTGTTTCAAGGGGGTGCTAACTTACCACTCAAGGCAGAGAATACCCTTTTGGAGATTGAGGATGGAACTACTTGTTTGGCCATTGCTGGTAGCCCTGAGGATAACCCTATTGCTATTATAGGGAATTTTCAGCAGCAGACATTTACTGTTGCATATGATGTTGCAAATTCCAAGGTTGGATTTGCACCTGCTGGCTGCCAGTGA
- the LOC107638763 gene encoding uncharacterized WD repeat-containing protein C2A9.03 isoform X3, which yields MEYVADDNEMAEVEDDVYFRGRAFGESDSDDDDEYDPLQENRITDTTAAEARKGKDIQGIPWDRLSISREKYRQTRLEQYKNYENIPQSGELSEKECRPTDKGGRFYDFWQNTRSVKSTILHFQLRNLVWSTSKHDVYLVSHYSIVHWSSLHSKRSEILNVQGHVAPCEKHPGSLLEGFTQTQISTLAVRDNLLIAGGFQGELICKYLDRPGVSFCSRTTYEDNAITNAVEIYEHPSGAVHFMASNNDCGVRDFDMEKFQLSKHFCFPWPVNHTSLSPDSKLLAIVGDNPEGLLVDSQTGKTITQLCGHLDYSFASAWHPDGRIFATGNQDKTCRVWDVRNLSKSVAVLKGNLGAIRSIRFTSDGQFMAMAEPADFVHVFDAKRGFEKEQEIDFFGEISGVSFSPDTESLFIGVWDRTYGSLLQYNRHRNYSYLDCL from the exons ATGGAGTACGTTGCAGATGATAATGAAATGGCAGAGGTAGAAGATGATGTGTATTTCCGAGGCAGAGCATTTGGTGAATCAGattcggatgatgatgatgaatacgATCCTTTG CAGGAAAATCGTATAACAGATACCACTGCCGCAGAAGCTAGGAAGGGAAAGGATATCCAAGGTATACCATGGGATAGACTGAGTATTAGTCGTGAAAAGTATAGACAAACTAGACTAGAGCAGTACAAGAATTATGAAAATATACCACAATCAGGGGAACTTTCGGAGAAG GAATGCAGGCCAACGGATAAAGGAGGAAGATTTTATGATTTCTGGCAGAACACTAGATCTGTGAAGTCAACGATACTTCATTTCCAA CTACGAAACTTGGTTTGGTCAACATCGAAGCATGATGTATATCTTGTTTCACATTACTCAATTGTTCACTGGTCTTCGTTACACTCCAAGAGATCCGAAATCCTGAATGTACAAGGGCATGTGGCTCCGTGTGAG AAACATCCTGGAAGCCTCTTGGAAGGGTTTACTCAAACACAAATTAGTACACTGGCAGTGCGAGACAACTTGTTGATTGCTGGAGGCTTTCAAGGAGAACTTATTTGCAAG TACTTAGATCGACCTGGGGTTAGCTTTTGTTCCAGAACTACTTATGAGGACAATGCGATCACAAATGCTGTCGAGATTTATGAGCATCCCAG TGGAGCAGTTCATTTCATGGCTTCAAATAATGACTGTGGAGTCAGAGACTTTGATATGGAGAAATTTCAGCTTTCCAAGCATTTCTGCTTCCCCTGGCCTGTAAAT CATACTTCATTGAGCCCTGATAGTAAACTTCTTGCAATTGTTGGAGACAATCCAGAAGGGCTGCTGGTGGATTCTCAAACTGGAAAG ACAATCACGCAGTTATGTGGACACTTGGATTACTCATTTGCATCTGCATGGCATCCTGATGGCCGTATTTTTGCTACCGGGAACCAAGACAAAACTTGCCGTGTCTGGGATGTTCGAAATTTGTCGAAGTCTGTTGCTGTTCTGAAGGGCAACCTTGGAGCTATACGTTCAATACGTTTCACATCTGATGGGCAGTTCATGGCAATGGCTGAGCCAGCTGACTTTGTGCATGTCTTTGACGCAAAGCGTGGATTTGAGAAGGAACAGGAAATTGATTTTTTTGGGGAGATCTCTGGTGTATCTTTCAGTCCGGATACAGAATCACTCTTTATTGGTGTCTGGGACCGCACCTACGGAAGCCTTCTTCAGTACAACCGACACAGAAACTACTCGTATCTTGACTGCTTGTAA
- the LOC107638763 gene encoding uncharacterized WD repeat-containing protein C2A9.03 isoform X1 produces the protein MSHYNRDEMEYVADDNEMAEVEDDVYFRGRAFGESDSDDDDEYDPLQENRITDTTAAEARKGKDIQGIPWDRLSISREKYRQTRLEQYKNYENIPQSGELSEKECRPTDKGGRFYDFWQNTRSVKSTILHFQLRNLVWSTSKHDVYLVSHYSIVHWSSLHSKRSEILNVQGHVAPCEKHPGSLLEGFTQTQISTLAVRDNLLIAGGFQGELICKYLDRPGVSFCSRTTYEDNAITNAVEIYEHPSGAVHFMASNNDCGVRDFDMEKFQLSKHFCFPWPVNHTSLSPDSKLLAIVGDNPEGLLVDSQTGKTITQLCGHLDYSFASAWHPDGRIFATGNQDKTCRVWDVRNLSKSVAVLKGNLGAIRSIRFTSDGQFMAMAEPADFVHVFDAKRGFEKEQEIDFFGEISGVSFSPDTESLFIGVWDRTYGSLLQYNRHRNYSYLDCL, from the exons ATGTCTCATTACAACAGGGACGAAATGGAGTACGTTGCAGATGATAATGAAATGGCAGAGGTAGAAGATGATGTGTATTTCCGAGGCAGAGCATTTGGTGAATCAGattcggatgatgatgatgaatacgATCCTTTG CAGGAAAATCGTATAACAGATACCACTGCCGCAGAAGCTAGGAAGGGAAAGGATATCCAAGGTATACCATGGGATAGACTGAGTATTAGTCGTGAAAAGTATAGACAAACTAGACTAGAGCAGTACAAGAATTATGAAAATATACCACAATCAGGGGAACTTTCGGAGAAG GAATGCAGGCCAACGGATAAAGGAGGAAGATTTTATGATTTCTGGCAGAACACTAGATCTGTGAAGTCAACGATACTTCATTTCCAA CTACGAAACTTGGTTTGGTCAACATCGAAGCATGATGTATATCTTGTTTCACATTACTCAATTGTTCACTGGTCTTCGTTACACTCCAAGAGATCCGAAATCCTGAATGTACAAGGGCATGTGGCTCCGTGTGAG AAACATCCTGGAAGCCTCTTGGAAGGGTTTACTCAAACACAAATTAGTACACTGGCAGTGCGAGACAACTTGTTGATTGCTGGAGGCTTTCAAGGAGAACTTATTTGCAAG TACTTAGATCGACCTGGGGTTAGCTTTTGTTCCAGAACTACTTATGAGGACAATGCGATCACAAATGCTGTCGAGATTTATGAGCATCCCAG TGGAGCAGTTCATTTCATGGCTTCAAATAATGACTGTGGAGTCAGAGACTTTGATATGGAGAAATTTCAGCTTTCCAAGCATTTCTGCTTCCCCTGGCCTGTAAAT CATACTTCATTGAGCCCTGATAGTAAACTTCTTGCAATTGTTGGAGACAATCCAGAAGGGCTGCTGGTGGATTCTCAAACTGGAAAG ACAATCACGCAGTTATGTGGACACTTGGATTACTCATTTGCATCTGCATGGCATCCTGATGGCCGTATTTTTGCTACCGGGAACCAAGACAAAACTTGCCGTGTCTGGGATGTTCGAAATTTGTCGAAGTCTGTTGCTGTTCTGAAGGGCAACCTTGGAGCTATACGTTCAATACGTTTCACATCTGATGGGCAGTTCATGGCAATGGCTGAGCCAGCTGACTTTGTGCATGTCTTTGACGCAAAGCGTGGATTTGAGAAGGAACAGGAAATTGATTTTTTTGGGGAGATCTCTGGTGTATCTTTCAGTCCGGATACAGAATCACTCTTTATTGGTGTCTGGGACCGCACCTACGGAAGCCTTCTTCAGTACAACCGACACAGAAACTACTCGTATCTTGACTGCTTGTAA
- the LOC107638763 gene encoding uncharacterized WD repeat-containing protein C2A9.03 isoform X2, with product MSHYNRDEMEYVADDNEMAEVEDDVYFRGRAFGESDSDDDDEYDPLENRITDTTAAEARKGKDIQGIPWDRLSISREKYRQTRLEQYKNYENIPQSGELSEKECRPTDKGGRFYDFWQNTRSVKSTILHFQLRNLVWSTSKHDVYLVSHYSIVHWSSLHSKRSEILNVQGHVAPCEKHPGSLLEGFTQTQISTLAVRDNLLIAGGFQGELICKYLDRPGVSFCSRTTYEDNAITNAVEIYEHPSGAVHFMASNNDCGVRDFDMEKFQLSKHFCFPWPVNHTSLSPDSKLLAIVGDNPEGLLVDSQTGKTITQLCGHLDYSFASAWHPDGRIFATGNQDKTCRVWDVRNLSKSVAVLKGNLGAIRSIRFTSDGQFMAMAEPADFVHVFDAKRGFEKEQEIDFFGEISGVSFSPDTESLFIGVWDRTYGSLLQYNRHRNYSYLDCL from the exons ATGTCTCATTACAACAGGGACGAAATGGAGTACGTTGCAGATGATAATGAAATGGCAGAGGTAGAAGATGATGTGTATTTCCGAGGCAGAGCATTTGGTGAATCAGattcggatgatgatgatgaatacgATCCTTTG GAAAATCGTATAACAGATACCACTGCCGCAGAAGCTAGGAAGGGAAAGGATATCCAAGGTATACCATGGGATAGACTGAGTATTAGTCGTGAAAAGTATAGACAAACTAGACTAGAGCAGTACAAGAATTATGAAAATATACCACAATCAGGGGAACTTTCGGAGAAG GAATGCAGGCCAACGGATAAAGGAGGAAGATTTTATGATTTCTGGCAGAACACTAGATCTGTGAAGTCAACGATACTTCATTTCCAA CTACGAAACTTGGTTTGGTCAACATCGAAGCATGATGTATATCTTGTTTCACATTACTCAATTGTTCACTGGTCTTCGTTACACTCCAAGAGATCCGAAATCCTGAATGTACAAGGGCATGTGGCTCCGTGTGAG AAACATCCTGGAAGCCTCTTGGAAGGGTTTACTCAAACACAAATTAGTACACTGGCAGTGCGAGACAACTTGTTGATTGCTGGAGGCTTTCAAGGAGAACTTATTTGCAAG TACTTAGATCGACCTGGGGTTAGCTTTTGTTCCAGAACTACTTATGAGGACAATGCGATCACAAATGCTGTCGAGATTTATGAGCATCCCAG TGGAGCAGTTCATTTCATGGCTTCAAATAATGACTGTGGAGTCAGAGACTTTGATATGGAGAAATTTCAGCTTTCCAAGCATTTCTGCTTCCCCTGGCCTGTAAAT CATACTTCATTGAGCCCTGATAGTAAACTTCTTGCAATTGTTGGAGACAATCCAGAAGGGCTGCTGGTGGATTCTCAAACTGGAAAG ACAATCACGCAGTTATGTGGACACTTGGATTACTCATTTGCATCTGCATGGCATCCTGATGGCCGTATTTTTGCTACCGGGAACCAAGACAAAACTTGCCGTGTCTGGGATGTTCGAAATTTGTCGAAGTCTGTTGCTGTTCTGAAGGGCAACCTTGGAGCTATACGTTCAATACGTTTCACATCTGATGGGCAGTTCATGGCAATGGCTGAGCCAGCTGACTTTGTGCATGTCTTTGACGCAAAGCGTGGATTTGAGAAGGAACAGGAAATTGATTTTTTTGGGGAGATCTCTGGTGTATCTTTCAGTCCGGATACAGAATCACTCTTTATTGGTGTCTGGGACCGCACCTACGGAAGCCTTCTTCAGTACAACCGACACAGAAACTACTCGTATCTTGACTGCTTGTAA